A region of Trypanosoma brucei brucei TREU927 chromosome 1, complete sequence DNA encodes the following proteins:
- a CDS encoding hypothetical protein, unlikely (GPI-Anchor Signal predicted for Tb927.1.250 by DGPI v2.04 with cleavage site probability 0.30960003 near 89) encodes MVFFLAGIPQPSVTNSSVLPVVVLRTEFPDSVSERNCTPFIFVALTSLSYLVVSFLTFPHISQTYRDTSPCPLTCRGPSTLPVGNCGFSATTHALFRFFSPTFLLWG; translated from the coding sequence atggttttttttttggctggcATCCCGCAACCTTCTGTTACGAATTCGTCGGTGCTGccggttgttgttttacggaCAGAGTTTCCAGACAGTGTTTCTGAACGGAATTGTACGCCATTCATATTCGTTGCTCTGACATCGTTATCATATTTAGTGGTCTCTTTTCTTACATTTCCCCACATTTCACAAACATATCGCGATACCTCCCCTTGCCCGCTCACCTGTCGCGGTCCATCCACCTTGCCAGTTGGTAATTGTGGTTTCAGCGCCACAACCCACGCATTGTTCCGCTTTTTCTCCCCAACGTTTTTGCTCTGGGGGTGA
- a CDS encoding hypothetical protein (gene predicted by glimmer), whose translation MLWRKQCACRTPEHPTKGYRSVNDSLQLMEIRRTSTPLNYKLLRAYQFLPYEVPFPPHTFASQQWREGENVEAHYALYQTCLCMYLVSSDMSLTVTNMLPALGIHEHDVHKVSRTLCAARCST comes from the coding sequence ATGCTTTGGCGGAAACAGTGTGCATGCAGGACCCCCGAGCATCCGACAAAGGGATATAGAAGCGTTAACGATAGTCTCCAACTCATGGAAATCCGGCGGACATCAACTCCTCTCAATTATAAGTTACTTCGAGCTTATCAATTTCTTCCTTATGAGGtcccatttcctccacacacTTTTGCATCACAACAAtggagagaaggagaaaatgttGAAGCGCATTATGCACTGTATCAaacttgtttgtgtatgtatttgGTCTCTTCTGATATGAGTCTAACCGTTACCAACATGTTACCGGCTCTAGGAATCCATGAGCATGATGTACATAAAGTATCACGAACTTTGTGCGCGGCCCGATGTTCCACTTAG